CTCCGGCCGACGGTCAAGCAGGGGTCATTTCCACGGGGAACACCGCTCGCGTGATCGGAAAGGTCGCGGCGCGCTCCGGGGGATTGGTGCGAACGCTCAAGCTGGTCACGCGCCAGGGGCGTGATGTCCGGGTGGTGGATTCCACCCGATCAGACAGCGTGGGCCGATTCCAGTTCACGGAAACATCCTCCGGCACCTATTGGGTGGAAGCCTGGCAGGGGAGCCACCTGATCGGGGCGAGTTCGGAATTCGTCTCCGATGGCAAGGACGTGGAAATCCTGGTGGCGATCATCGATCCCATCTACTTGCGGCTGGATCTGCGGGAGCTGGGTCGCGTCGATTCCGTGTTCGTGGACTTTCCGGAAAACCCGGGGCGCATGGACGATTCCCTATGGTCGGTCAGTCTATTGCGGGACTCCGGATCGATCCTCCATGCCCGTATCGATCAGGGCGGTGCGCCCAAGTGGACGGAATGGCTCATCCAGGTGACGGATGGGCGTGCCACTTTCATCGGACTCTCCAACGTGAAGGCCCTTCCGTTCTTGAGGCAGTTCGACACCTCGGTCTTTTCCGTCGATCGCCATACCGTCGCGCTTTGGACCTTCGACGATTTCCGTCAGGATGGTGCGATTGCCGATCTCGGGCCGGGCGGATACCACCTGAGTTGTCCGAAGGGCGCGATCCTGGATTCCTCGCTCCACGGGAGGGCTTTGCACGTGTCGTCGCTGGTCGGGAATGTTCCCCTGCGAACCCTGGATTCGGCCTTTGGGCTCACCATCCAGGGTGGAGGTCGTGGTCAATGGACCATGCAGGCGAGGATCCGCCTGGATTCGCTGCCCCGGGACGGTTTCCAGATCGCCGGATTCGCAGGAGACCCCATCCTCACCGTCAGCCAGGGGAGGGCGTTGGCGGTCTACCAGAGAATGAAGTCCACCCGGACGGGAGAATGGTTTTCCAACCTGATGATCACTCGATCGGGAATCGTGCCGGTGGGGAGGTGGATCGACATCGCCCTCTCGGTGGATCACGCCAGGAGCGAAGTCTACGTATGGATCGATGGCCAGGCGCAGGACCTGATCGCCATGGGGGACGAAAGCACGGGAACCCTGTATCGCGACCCCGAAATGCCTTTCGTCGTCGGAGGGCTGCCGACGGATGGACGACGGGGTCCCGTCTTGATCGACGAAATCCGACTGAGCGACACCCTGGTGTACGGGCGTGGTTTTCCGCACCAGGCCTCGCTGTCGTGGGTGGTCGGCGATCCATACGAAGTCCAGGCGACATCCCTCCTGGATTCGGCCGGGATCACCACGGCACGGCCATCGGAAGAGTATCCGCTGGTGGGTCGTGGATCCAAGGGACAAAAATTGGGACGATATCTCTGGAAGCCTGAAATTCCCAGCGTCTTGGAAGGGCGGGAAGTCCTGTTCGCGATGCTGTATTTCTTCGATGCTGCACCGCCTGTACCTACCGCGCGGAGCTTCGCCATCCACGAGATCCTCCAGGCCTGGAGCCCGACCGATCCCCGGCTTGTCGGGTGGTTGGGGAGCGATGTGTTCGACGACATCCGGGTCGCCAGAGACCCGAGGTCGCTGACGCCACTGCTTCCTTCCGCCGGCTCGGGGGGAATGCTCTTCGATGTCACCGACCTTGTCCAGAAGTGGATGGCCGATCCTTCCAGCAGAAACGGGGTTCTGCTTCGCGGCGAGAACGAAACCCAAAATCTGGGTCGCCAGATCTTCGGGACCGCGAATTCCGGCCAGAACTATCCTATTCCACCCGTCGGTGGAGAACCGGCCTTGATCGTCCATTATCGGTGAGACCCGGAAGGGAGTGCCCCCGGGTTCTACCTTCCCTCCCATGCCTGTGATCCCACCTTCCATCCATGTCCAGTCCGTGGTCAAATGTTACGGCACTCTCACGGCGGTCGCCGGAGTGGACCTTTCGATCGCCAAAGGCGAGTCGGTGGCCTTGCTGGGCCCCAACGGCGCGGGCAAGACCACGCTGGTGGAAATGATCGAAGGGTTGATCCCTCCAGACCAAGGCGAGATCCGCATCGATGGACTTTCCTGGAAGAGCCAGGCGAGCTCCATCCGCGGCAAGCTCGGCACCTGCTTGCAGGACGCCAAATTGCCCGAGCGCTTGCGTGTGGAAGAAATCCTCGATCTGTTCTGTTCCTTCCATGGCCGCGGACGCGATCGCACGGAAGAATTGCTCGCGCTGGTGGAACTGGCCGATGCCCGCAGGCAGTTGGCCGGAAAAATCTCCGGCGGCCAGCGACAAAGATTGGCATTGGCCTGCGCGATCGCGGGGGAACCGGACATTCTGGTGTTGGACGAGCCCACCACGGGCGTGGATCCGGCGGCCAGGCGGCAGATCTGGGGAATCCTGGAAGGCCTGCGGGCGCGCGGCGCCACGTTGCTTCTGACCACCCACTTCATGGACGAGGCGGAACGTTTGTGCGATCGGGTGGTCCTGATGGAAGCCGGACGGATTCTGGAGCAAGGCACGGTGCCTGAACTTTTGGAACGAGGCGGGGCCTCCAGTCTGGACG
This DNA window, taken from Fibrobacterota bacterium, encodes the following:
- a CDS encoding ABC transporter ATP-binding protein; translated protein: MPVIPPSIHVQSVVKCYGTLTAVAGVDLSIAKGESVALLGPNGAGKTTLVEMIEGLIPPDQGEIRIDGLSWKSQASSIRGKLGTCLQDAKLPERLRVEEILDLFCSFHGRGRDRTEELLALVELADARRQLAGKISGGQRQRLALACAIAGEPDILVLDEPTTGVDPAARRQIWGILEGLRARGATLLLTTHFMDEAERLCDRVVLMEAGRILEQGTVPELLERGGASSLDDLFLRLAGRRIIE